A single Lancefieldella parvula DSM 20469 DNA region contains:
- the miaB gene encoding tRNA (N6-isopentenyl adenosine(37)-C2)-methylthiotransferase MiaB codes for MIENSELVGKTYHIKTFGCQMNLHDTERVSGLLEACGCNEVSDTDDADIVIFMTCSVRENADQRLYGQASAMVSAPTPPSGKRIVAIGGCIAQRDGEKLREKVPAVDVVFGTSALASLPALLTSAFRGENDRVAVDISEEGKGFSTDLPSNRAQQYHAWVPIMTGCNNFCTYCIVPYVRGRERSRTFEAVIGECERLVADGVREITLLGQNVNSYGRDLYGKPRFAELLRAVGQTGVERIRFTSSNPKDLTDETIAAMKETPAVMPHLHLAVQSGSTRVLKKMNRSYTREEYLDVVSRLRAAIPGLALSTDIIVGFPGETEEDFEETLSLVKEAGYSSAYTFIYSKRPGTPAAKYEDNTPHEVIQERFDRLAELVAQQAHEANQVDLNTTQAVLVEGTSKRDDTVMVGHSEKNQTVHFNLPEGYTSKDLIGKIVDVHIDEARTWYLRGTMESDPR; via the coding sequence ATGATTGAAAATTCCGAGCTCGTAGGAAAAACATATCACATTAAAACTTTTGGCTGCCAGATGAACCTTCACGATACAGAACGTGTTTCTGGTCTGCTTGAGGCTTGCGGCTGTAATGAGGTTTCAGATACCGATGACGCTGATATTGTCATTTTCATGACCTGTAGCGTTCGTGAGAACGCTGATCAGCGACTCTACGGACAGGCTTCTGCAATGGTCAGTGCTCCAACGCCTCCATCCGGCAAGCGTATTGTTGCTATTGGTGGTTGCATTGCGCAGCGCGATGGTGAGAAGCTCCGCGAAAAGGTCCCAGCTGTTGACGTTGTGTTTGGTACCAGTGCGCTTGCAAGTTTGCCAGCACTTCTCACCAGCGCATTTAGGGGCGAGAATGACCGTGTGGCCGTAGATATTTCTGAGGAGGGCAAAGGCTTCTCCACAGACCTGCCAAGTAACCGCGCTCAGCAGTATCATGCTTGGGTGCCTATTATGACCGGCTGCAACAATTTTTGCACGTATTGCATTGTTCCTTACGTTCGTGGTCGTGAGCGCAGCCGAACCTTTGAGGCCGTCATTGGTGAATGCGAGCGTCTTGTTGCGGATGGCGTTCGTGAGATTACTCTTCTTGGTCAAAACGTTAACTCTTATGGCCGTGACCTCTATGGCAAGCCTCGTTTTGCAGAGCTTTTACGCGCTGTTGGTCAGACGGGTGTTGAGCGTATTCGTTTTACCTCGTCAAATCCAAAAGACCTTACTGATGAGACTATTGCAGCTATGAAGGAAACACCAGCTGTCATGCCTCATCTTCATCTTGCGGTTCAAAGCGGATCTACGCGTGTTCTCAAGAAGATGAACCGCAGCTATACGCGAGAAGAGTATCTTGATGTAGTTTCTCGTCTTCGCGCGGCTATTCCAGGACTAGCGCTTTCAACTGATATTATTGTTGGCTTCCCAGGAGAGACTGAAGAAGACTTTGAGGAAACGCTTTCTTTGGTCAAAGAAGCCGGTTACTCTTCTGCGTACACCTTTATTTACTCTAAGCGTCCAGGAACTCCTGCAGCAAAATATGAGGACAATACGCCTCATGAGGTCATCCAAGAGCGCTTTGACAGACTTGCAGAGCTCGTTGCTCAGCAGGCACATGAAGCTAACCAGGTAGATCTGAATACTACACAGGCAGTTCTTGTTGAGGGAACTTCTAAACGTGACGATACCGTTATGGTGGGACATAGCGAGAAGAACCAAACAGTTCACTTCAATTTGCCAGAAGGCTACACGTCAAAAGACCTTATCGGAAAAATTGTTGATGTCCATATTGATGAGGCTCGTACTTGGTACCTGCGTGGAACCATGGAGTCTGATCCACGATGA
- a CDS encoding stage V sporulation protein S, whose amino-acid sequence MGLLKVSSKSSPASVAGAIAGLVKDNEPVMLQCIGAGAVNQGIKAIAIARGFLIPCGLDITCAPTFSDIEIAGESRTAIKIAVYVHTLSAPEAQAPAVSPTEYDEVL is encoded by the coding sequence ATGGGTTTGCTTAAAGTTTCAAGTAAGTCTTCACCAGCTTCTGTAGCAGGAGCTATTGCGGGACTAGTTAAAGATAATGAGCCTGTAATGCTTCAATGTATTGGAGCTGGCGCAGTTAACCAGGGCATTAAGGCTATTGCTATTGCGCGTGGTTTTCTGATTCCTTGTGGCCTGGATATTACTTGTGCTCCAACTTTTTCTGATATTGAAATTGCAGGGGAGAGTAGAACTGCAATTAAAATTGCCGTTTATGTCCACACACTGTCTGCTCCTGAGGCGCAGGCACCAGCGGTTAGTCCCACTGAGTATGATGAGGTACTTTAA
- a CDS encoding ATP-binding protein, which produces MAVFSTDLTGFVASMGGERALRVEESLGAGFVRLRVAEAERRQAKHDIRSVEDIVIELLRNSRDAGARHIYVATSKEGALRTITILDDGQGIPKDMQEKIFEARVTSKLESMHMDRWGIHGRGMALYSIKENCEFAQVLSSAPGLGSVIQVVVDTTKISERVDQSTWPVCGLNEDGLKTTVKGPHNIIRTCCDFALEVKGSCEVMLGSAAEIAATARRRIAQTLDIADLLFVEGFENVPVLERFRAASDATELSEVCKTLGLSMSDRTAHRIIAEQIKPLRSVYAQVSHSVETDGVSREVDLMKDHRGLKMSKADISSFSRKMEQSFSELSEKYYVSLTTEPRVRVSKNKIVVTFDIESQE; this is translated from the coding sequence ATGGCAGTCTTTTCTACTGATTTAACAGGTTTTGTCGCCTCCATGGGAGGCGAGCGCGCACTCCGTGTCGAGGAATCTCTCGGCGCGGGGTTCGTTCGTTTACGTGTAGCGGAAGCTGAGCGTAGACAGGCAAAGCACGATATTCGTTCTGTAGAAGATATTGTTATCGAGCTCTTAAGAAATTCTCGTGATGCTGGTGCCCGTCACATTTATGTTGCAACGTCAAAAGAGGGTGCACTTAGAACCATCACCATACTTGATGATGGCCAAGGTATTCCAAAAGATATGCAAGAGAAGATCTTTGAAGCTCGCGTTACTTCAAAGCTTGAGAGTATGCACATGGACCGCTGGGGAATCCATGGTCGAGGTATGGCTCTTTATTCAATCAAAGAAAACTGTGAGTTTGCTCAAGTTTTGTCTTCAGCTCCTGGACTTGGTTCGGTTATTCAGGTTGTGGTGGATACCACTAAAATTTCTGAGCGAGTAGATCAATCTACTTGGCCAGTTTGTGGTTTAAATGAGGATGGACTTAAGACAACCGTAAAAGGTCCTCACAACATTATTCGTACCTGCTGTGACTTTGCTCTTGAGGTCAAAGGTTCATGCGAGGTAATGCTGGGCTCTGCTGCAGAGATTGCGGCAACTGCGCGTCGTAGGATTGCTCAGACTCTTGATATTGCTGACCTTTTGTTTGTTGAAGGCTTTGAAAATGTTCCTGTTCTTGAGCGCTTTAGGGCTGCGTCAGATGCAACAGAACTTTCTGAGGTTTGTAAGACTCTTGGTCTTTCAATGTCAGATAGAACCGCTCACAGAATTATTGCTGAGCAGATTAAGCCTTTACGTAGTGTGTATGCACAAGTTAGTCATTCTGTTGAGACTGATGGAGTTTCTCGCGAAGTTGATTTGATGAAAGATCATCGTGGTCTCAAGATGAGCAAAGCTGATATCAGCAGCTTTTCTCGAAAAATGGAGCAGAGTTTTTCTGAGCTGTCCGAGAAATACTATGTTTCTTTGACAACTGAGCCTCGTGTTCGTGTAAGTAAAAATAAAATTGTTGTGACTTTTGATATTGAGTCGCAAGAGTAG
- the rny gene encoding ribonuclease Y encodes MELAGVGIVCLLVGVGLAYGVLSNISNSKIKTAEQQLKDAQTNADRIASEATRQAETVKKEAVLEAKEEVLQLKQAAEADEKKRKSELRSMENRILQREESLDHRTDALEKREHQLSSLQGQLDRRKNDLDSLVSQQSQELERIAALTKDEAHDELLARVRSESVRDEAMILRESEQRVRAQADKTAREIISTAIQRVAADQASEITVTSVHIPSDDLKGRIIGREGRNIRTFEQVSGVSLVIDDTPETVVLSSFDPVRRETARVALENLIADGRIHPARIEELYKKAEALVNERVLEAGEQAAFDCGIHDLHPEIVKTLGKLRYRTSYGQNVLAHSVQVAVLCGIMAEELGLEPAPAKRAGLLHDLGKAIDHEVEGPHAVIGADLARRYGERPEIVHAIEAHHADIEPNTVLDMLVMAADAISAARPGARRESAENYIKRLEKLEAISNAHEGVERTYAMQAGRELHVMVEPQMISDSEATVLAHDIAKQIEDEMEYPGQVRVVVIRESRAVDVAK; translated from the coding sequence ATGGAATTAGCAGGAGTTGGCATTGTTTGCCTTCTTGTGGGAGTAGGCCTTGCATACGGCGTGCTCTCTAACATCAGTAATTCAAAGATTAAAACTGCAGAGCAGCAGTTAAAAGATGCTCAGACTAATGCAGATCGTATTGCTTCTGAAGCAACTCGCCAGGCAGAAACAGTTAAAAAGGAAGCTGTTCTTGAGGCTAAAGAAGAGGTTCTTCAGCTTAAGCAGGCAGCAGAGGCAGACGAGAAGAAGCGCAAGAGCGAGCTTCGCAGCATGGAGAATCGTATTCTTCAGCGTGAAGAATCTCTTGATCACCGTACCGACGCATTAGAAAAGCGTGAGCATCAACTTTCTAGTCTTCAAGGTCAGCTTGATCGTCGTAAGAACGATTTAGACTCTCTTGTGTCTCAGCAATCTCAAGAGCTTGAGCGCATTGCAGCTCTTACAAAAGACGAAGCTCATGATGAGCTTCTAGCTCGTGTTCGTTCAGAAAGCGTTCGTGATGAGGCAATGATTCTTCGTGAGTCTGAGCAGCGCGTTCGTGCACAGGCAGATAAAACTGCTCGTGAGATTATTTCTACTGCCATTCAGCGTGTTGCTGCAGATCAGGCTTCTGAGATTACCGTTACTTCTGTTCATATTCCATCCGATGATTTAAAGGGTAGGATTATTGGACGCGAAGGCCGCAACATTCGTACTTTTGAGCAAGTATCTGGTGTTTCTCTTGTTATTGATGACACTCCAGAGACTGTTGTTCTTTCCAGTTTTGACCCCGTCCGTCGTGAGACTGCTCGCGTTGCTCTTGAGAATCTTATTGCAGATGGTCGTATTCATCCTGCACGTATTGAGGAGCTCTATAAGAAAGCTGAAGCCCTCGTTAACGAGCGTGTTCTTGAGGCTGGTGAGCAGGCCGCATTTGATTGTGGTATTCATGATCTACATCCAGAGATTGTTAAGACGCTTGGTAAGCTTCGTTACCGCACTTCTTATGGTCAGAATGTTCTTGCCCACTCAGTTCAGGTTGCAGTACTTTGTGGCATTATGGCTGAAGAGCTTGGTCTTGAACCTGCTCCAGCAAAGCGGGCCGGTCTTCTCCATGACCTTGGTAAGGCAATCGATCACGAAGTCGAAGGTCCACACGCTGTAATTGGTGCAGATCTTGCTCGTCGTTATGGTGAGCGTCCAGAGATTGTTCATGCAATTGAAGCTCACCACGCAGATATTGAGCCAAACACCGTTCTTGACATGCTTGTCATGGCCGCAGATGCAATTTCTGCTGCTCGTCCTGGTGCTCGTCGTGAGTCCGCTGAAAACTACATTAAGCGTCTAGAGAAGCTTGAGGCAATCTCTAATGCTCATGAGGGCGTTGAGCGTACTTACGCAATGCAGGCTGGCCGTGAGCTTCATGTAATGGTTGAGCCTCAAATGATTAGTGATTCCGAGGCAACTGTTCTTGCTCATGATATTGCTAAGCAAATTGAGGATGAGATGGAATATCCAGGACAGGTTCGCGTTGTTGTTATTCGTGAGTCTCGTGCCGTAGATGTAGCTAAATAA
- a CDS encoding regulatory protein RecX, whose protein sequence is MSEISWTIEPPQKKQAVLGQAKPKAKIILETEVGGTEEFFVPPTVARVLQGKEKDGVFTPSSRNEFLYELKEISTQCIKARIETLIVKRDYSTAELQKKLMLDGYQKNVRDAAVQRAVEVGLVNDSRFADVYIRSKISQGWGPLKIKTEISKKGIEVEKLSGWPDSYFSDVDEIEVAYSLAQRKHLSGKNDYEKLVRFLAARGYSFSIASLVAKKILDENATSK, encoded by the coding sequence ATGTCAGAAATTTCTTGGACAATTGAGCCTCCACAAAAGAAACAAGCAGTTCTAGGCCAGGCAAAGCCTAAGGCAAAGATAATTTTAGAAACTGAAGTTGGAGGGACGGAGGAATTCTTTGTCCCTCCAACAGTAGCCCGCGTTCTTCAGGGCAAAGAGAAAGATGGTGTTTTTACGCCTTCTTCTCGTAATGAGTTTTTGTATGAGTTAAAAGAGATTTCAACGCAGTGCATTAAAGCTCGCATTGAGACTTTGATTGTAAAAAGGGATTACTCTACAGCTGAGCTTCAGAAAAAACTCATGCTCGATGGTTATCAGAAGAATGTAAGAGACGCTGCAGTACAGAGAGCTGTTGAAGTTGGCTTAGTTAATGACAGTCGTTTTGCAGATGTCTATATACGATCTAAAATTTCGCAAGGATGGGGTCCTCTTAAAATTAAAACCGAGATTTCAAAAAAAGGAATTGAAGTTGAGAAGCTTTCTGGGTGGCCTGATTCTTATTTTTCTGATGTGGATGAAATTGAAGTTGCGTATTCTCTAGCCCAAAGAAAACACCTGTCTGGAAAAAATGATTATGAGAAACTTGTGAGGTTTCTTGCTGCAAGGGGATATTCATTTTCTATAGCTTCATTAGTTGCTAAAAAAATCTTAGATGAAAACGCCACATCTAAGTAA
- the recA gene encoding recombinase RecA, with protein MAKKSVSKEIKARTTGDERDEVISSTTAEIEKKFGAGAIMRLGEGGPAFDIQAIPTGSLALDAALGIGGVPRGRIVEIYGPESSGKTTLSLEILAEAQALGGVVAFIDAEHALDPGYAARIGVDIDDVLISQPDTGEQALEICDMLVRSGAIDVVVVDSVAALVPRAEIEGEIGDSSVGLQARLMSQALRKLAGSLSKSNTLCIFINQLREKIGVMFGSPETTSGGRALKFFSTVRMDIRRVDSIKVNGENVGNRVRVKVVKNKVAPPFKVAEFDIMYGQGISKEGSILDMAVDFEIVNKSGAWFTYEGERLGQGREAAKSFLTANPDLMEEIDHKVRVACGLVFDEDSEVGTPVATEDSAE; from the coding sequence ATGGCTAAAAAGTCAGTTTCAAAAGAGATTAAGGCTCGTACCACTGGTGATGAGAGGGATGAGGTTATCTCTTCAACCACAGCGGAAATCGAGAAAAAATTTGGTGCAGGCGCCATTATGCGTTTAGGTGAGGGTGGTCCTGCCTTTGATATTCAGGCTATTCCAACTGGCTCACTTGCTCTTGATGCAGCACTGGGTATTGGTGGTGTTCCTCGTGGTCGTATCGTAGAGATTTATGGCCCAGAGTCTTCTGGTAAGACAACTCTTTCACTAGAAATTCTTGCAGAAGCCCAGGCATTAGGTGGCGTCGTAGCTTTTATTGACGCGGAGCACGCACTAGACCCAGGCTATGCAGCTCGTATTGGCGTTGATATTGATGACGTTCTTATTTCTCAGCCAGATACTGGTGAGCAGGCTTTGGAAATTTGTGACATGCTTGTTCGTTCAGGTGCCATTGACGTTGTAGTCGTAGACTCCGTTGCTGCCCTTGTTCCTCGTGCAGAGATTGAGGGAGAAATAGGCGATTCTAGCGTTGGTCTTCAGGCACGTCTTATGAGTCAAGCTCTTCGTAAATTAGCTGGTTCTCTTTCAAAGTCTAATACTCTTTGTATTTTCATTAACCAACTTAGAGAGAAGATTGGTGTTATGTTTGGAAGTCCAGAGACTACTTCTGGTGGTAGGGCTCTTAAATTCTTCTCCACTGTTCGTATGGATATTCGCCGCGTTGACAGCATTAAGGTCAACGGAGAAAACGTTGGTAACCGTGTTCGCGTTAAGGTTGTAAAGAATAAGGTTGCTCCACCTTTTAAGGTTGCTGAGTTTGACATTATGTACGGCCAGGGCATCTCTAAAGAAGGCTCTATTCTTGATATGGCTGTTGACTTTGAGATTGTTAACAAGTCTGGTGCTTGGTTTACCTATGAGGGAGAGCGTCTTGGCCAAGGTAGAGAAGCAGCTAAATCTTTCCTTACTGCCAATCCAGATCTCATGGAAGAGATTGATCATAAAGTACGAGTTGCTTGTGGCCTTGTATTCGATGAGGATTCTGAAGTTGGTACTCCAGTTGCAACGGAAGATTCTGCTGAATAA
- a CDS encoding CinA family protein produces the protein MFSSEVLSEAQQVVSEALAAGLTVASAESCTGGLVAGALTAISGSSSVLKGSVVSYTIEIKQKVLGVSKDIFDDPSLGAVSEPCAAQMALGVREVIGSDIAVSVTGIAGPTGEEPGKPVGTVWFGINSKNFTHTVCKHFSGNREQVREAAVLQALQLIHEAIVKA, from the coding sequence ATGTTTTCATCTGAAGTTCTTTCAGAAGCTCAACAGGTTGTTTCAGAGGCTCTTGCGGCTGGTCTTACGGTGGCTTCTGCTGAGTCTTGTACAGGAGGTCTTGTTGCAGGTGCTCTTACGGCAATCTCGGGGTCATCGAGCGTGCTTAAAGGCTCTGTTGTAAGCTATACCATTGAGATTAAGCAAAAGGTACTTGGCGTATCAAAAGATATTTTTGATGATCCATCCCTTGGTGCTGTTTCTGAGCCCTGCGCAGCGCAGATGGCTTTAGGTGTTAGAGAGGTTATTGGCTCAGATATTGCAGTTTCCGTTACAGGAATAGCTGGCCCAACAGGAGAAGAGCCTGGTAAACCAGTTGGAACAGTTTGGTTTGGCATTAACAGCAAAAACTTTACCCATACGGTCTGTAAACATTTTTCTGGTAATAGGGAACAGGTGCGAGAAGCTGCTGTTTTGCAGGCTTTGCAATTAATTCATGAAGCAATTGTGAAGGCTTAA
- the pgsA gene encoding CDP-diacylglycerol--glycerol-3-phosphate 3-phosphatidyltransferase — MSSKTIWTPANIVTCARVVLVPFWLLLAQLLGVSLVDSLSTPGFKLGAFLVFIVYVVISLTDKLDGYLARSRNEVTTFGKFLDPIADKLAVVVALFVLLEWHMVSPWVLLVIVAREFLVSGLRMVVASKGVVIAASSLGKWKTATTMVAICGLLFLPSIPGGMIQDVFVLFSIFNTFMWVAVVLTAWSGIDYFVKSWQYIAEV; from the coding sequence ATGTCATCAAAGACAATTTGGACACCTGCAAATATTGTTACCTGTGCTCGAGTAGTCCTGGTACCCTTTTGGCTTCTCCTTGCACAGCTTTTAGGCGTATCTCTGGTGGATTCTCTGTCAACACCTGGTTTTAAACTTGGAGCTTTTCTTGTCTTTATCGTCTATGTTGTCATTTCTTTGACCGATAAGCTTGATGGTTACCTTGCACGTAGTAGAAATGAAGTCACCACCTTTGGTAAGTTCTTAGATCCAATTGCCGATAAACTCGCTGTTGTTGTAGCGCTTTTTGTACTTCTGGAGTGGCATATGGTTTCTCCATGGGTACTCTTAGTGATTGTTGCACGAGAGTTTTTGGTATCGGGTCTTAGAATGGTTGTTGCTTCAAAGGGTGTTGTTATTGCGGCATCTAGCTTGGGAAAGTGGAAAACTGCAACAACTATGGTTGCTATCTGTGGCCTGCTTTTCTTGCCTAGTATTCCCGGTGGAATGATTCAGGATGTTTTTGTTTTGTTCTCTATCTTTAATACATTTATGTGGGTTGCGGTAGTTCTTACTGCTTGGTCAGGAATTGACTACTTTGTAAAGTCTTGGCAATACATTGCTGAAGTTTAA
- the rimO gene encoding 30S ribosomal protein S12 methylthiotransferase RimO: protein MASPSSSTTIDRGYNVLYITLGCAKNEVDTDRMRALLLASGFGEVADPESADVAIINTCSFLASATEESIETTLEIAEGASEGVRKLPIIMCGCVPSRYGAELNEQLPEVAAFVPADQEDGIVSIVADVLNIPEPTQSIVAAHGMLRTIDGASAFVKISEGCDRFCAFCAIPYIRGHYHSRPAEEILQEVKELMDGGVREVILIGQDTGIWGSDMPDTEDGQTPTLAKLMQKVAEVVRSYKGWIRVLYLQPEGMTDELISTIRDTPEVLPYIDIPIQHCNERILKRMGRSGSIQELRKLFDRLRSEIPGMVLRTTGMCGFPGETDEESDELYDFIQEQEFDYTSVFTYSPEEGTLGAKMSDQVPDEVKIERTQRLLDLVEQLGFAATARHVGERCEVIIDGIEESDEGTELIGHTWFQAPDCDGAVHIAEGEASVGDIVLCDLVDSFCYEMIGEIVDTTDKQSGEKTV, encoded by the coding sequence ATGGCCAGCCCCTCCAGTTCAACAACTATCGATAGGGGCTACAACGTCCTATACATCACGTTAGGATGCGCTAAAAACGAGGTTGATACAGACCGCATGCGTGCGCTTCTTTTGGCCTCTGGTTTTGGTGAAGTTGCAGATCCTGAATCAGCAGACGTTGCAATTATCAACACCTGTTCGTTCTTGGCTTCCGCAACAGAGGAGTCTATTGAGACTACGCTTGAAATTGCTGAAGGCGCTTCCGAGGGAGTGCGTAAGCTGCCCATTATTATGTGTGGCTGCGTTCCATCTCGATATGGCGCAGAGCTTAACGAGCAGCTCCCTGAAGTTGCTGCCTTTGTTCCTGCAGATCAAGAGGACGGTATTGTCAGCATTGTTGCGGACGTTTTGAATATCCCTGAACCAACGCAGTCTATTGTTGCTGCTCATGGAATGCTACGCACCATTGACGGAGCCAGTGCATTTGTAAAGATTTCTGAGGGTTGTGACAGATTCTGTGCATTCTGTGCCATCCCGTACATTCGTGGTCACTATCACTCAAGACCTGCTGAAGAGATTCTTCAAGAAGTAAAAGAGCTGATGGATGGTGGCGTCCGTGAGGTCATTCTGATTGGTCAGGATACTGGTATTTGGGGCTCGGATATGCCTGACACAGAAGACGGTCAGACTCCAACGCTTGCCAAGCTTATGCAGAAGGTGGCTGAGGTAGTTCGTTCCTATAAGGGTTGGATTCGCGTTTTGTATCTGCAACCAGAAGGTATGACCGATGAGCTCATTAGCACAATTCGTGATACACCTGAGGTTCTACCTTACATTGATATTCCAATTCAGCACTGTAACGAGCGCATTCTTAAGCGCATGGGTCGCTCTGGATCTATACAGGAGCTTCGTAAGCTTTTTGATCGCTTGAGATCTGAGATTCCTGGTATGGTTCTTCGTACTACCGGAATGTGCGGTTTTCCGGGTGAGACTGACGAAGAATCTGACGAGCTCTATGACTTTATTCAGGAGCAGGAGTTTGATTACACATCTGTCTTTACCTATTCGCCAGAAGAGGGAACTTTGGGCGCAAAGATGTCTGATCAGGTCCCAGATGAGGTAAAGATTGAGCGCACGCAGCGCCTGCTTGACCTTGTAGAGCAGCTTGGCTTTGCAGCAACTGCCCGTCACGTTGGTGAGCGCTGCGAGGTCATTATTGACGGAATTGAAGAATCCGACGAGGGCACTGAGCTTATCGGTCATACTTGGTTCCAGGCTCCAGACTGCGATGGTGCTGTTCACATCGCAGAGGGAGAAGCGTCAGTTGGAGACATTGTTTTATGTGATCTGGTAGATTCGTTCTGCTATGAAATGATTGGCGAGATTGTAGATACTACAGACAAACAATCTGGCGAGAAAACCGTTTAG
- a CDS encoding YajQ family cyclic di-GMP-binding protein encodes MAKESSFDVVSEVDMMEVDNAFQQAARELTQRYDLKDSGATLELSKKEGKFTIEAPADFVASQVRDVLGSKLVKRGIDLTAIRWGDPIPAAGSTVRQIGSIVSGIDQETAKKIAKDIRDMKVKAKATVEGDKLRVSSASRDVLQSVIASLKEKDYGQPLQFNNYR; translated from the coding sequence ATGGCTAAAGAATCAAGTTTTGACGTTGTGTCTGAAGTGGACATGATGGAAGTTGATAATGCGTTTCAGCAGGCAGCTCGTGAGCTTACACAGCGCTACGATCTTAAAGATTCGGGTGCAACCCTTGAGCTCTCAAAGAAAGAGGGTAAGTTCACTATTGAGGCTCCTGCAGATTTTGTTGCATCTCAGGTGAGGGATGTTCTTGGCTCCAAGCTGGTAAAGCGCGGAATTGATCTTACTGCTATTCGTTGGGGAGACCCCATTCCTGCAGCAGGCTCTACCGTGCGTCAGATTGGCTCTATTGTTTCTGGAATTGACCAGGAGACTGCCAAGAAGATCGCTAAAGATATTCGTGATATGAAAGTTAAGGCTAAGGCAACCGTTGAGGGCGATAAGCTGCGTGTTTCTAGCGCTTCTCGCGATGTTCTTCAGTCTGTGATTGCAAGCCTTAAGGAGAAAGACTATGGCCAGCCCCTCCAGTTCAACAACTATCGATAG
- a CDS encoding RodZ domain-containing protein: protein MPRPRFSEMLVERRRQLGLSIAQASKILRLKEQALIAFEEGDFKNMPQSGYAQGMLSSYARYLGLNPREIVDLFQEESYEFENGTYSHELRRRTRDTQSGRGIAGYDVINESESRPKAYVQYHGLLPTSGGPAGDMGAFATTSGVRSRQTGVPLGAQASEEDAGGYSYSRYATGHAYNAGIEEASRQKTMASRTRGGVQRRRVGIAGVSMPAYKDDVTRRTVAPSDYTDDLRYDNVTAPYERASTISGRRGSRNIAQVDRPNVRRRQSSSTGNQQRRAPQRSGVMGALQNYFSDTGRTVATVFALVVIIITAVLLYSVRSCMTARTTPTTTKTVSVNNSTNDSSKNSTTTNSNTDTSKKDSTDASKSTTTTESKKEETPKQTTVVVTVADGQTSWVEITVDGKSVEADAITGPWSQTYTVTDSMSVLAGTPGAVAVTVNGTAKPFDANASGIGTLTIQGTKSADANGTNASGAQTNSTTSSTTSGTSGTTNNQNSNSNTSN, encoded by the coding sequence ATGCCACGCCCTCGTTTTAGTGAGATGCTCGTAGAACGTCGACGTCAACTCGGACTTTCTATCGCTCAAGCATCAAAGATTCTTCGTCTTAAGGAGCAGGCACTCATTGCTTTTGAGGAAGGTGATTTCAAGAACATGCCTCAGAGTGGCTATGCTCAAGGCATGCTTTCTTCGTATGCTCGTTATTTGGGATTAAATCCGCGTGAGATTGTAGATTTGTTTCAAGAAGAGAGCTACGAGTTTGAAAATGGCACTTATTCTCATGAGTTGCGTCGTCGCACCCGTGATACCCAGTCTGGCCGTGGAATTGCAGGATATGACGTTATAAATGAGTCTGAAAGTAGGCCAAAGGCATACGTACAGTATCACGGTCTTCTCCCTACATCGGGAGGACCAGCTGGCGATATGGGTGCATTTGCAACTACGTCCGGTGTTCGCTCTAGACAAACGGGTGTACCTTTGGGCGCTCAGGCATCTGAAGAGGATGCCGGCGGCTACTCGTATTCTCGCTATGCCACCGGTCATGCCTACAATGCAGGTATTGAAGAAGCCTCTCGTCAGAAGACTATGGCAAGTCGTACGCGCGGTGGCGTTCAACGTAGGCGCGTTGGTATTGCTGGCGTAAGTATGCCAGCTTATAAAGACGATGTAACTAGAAGAACTGTTGCTCCAAGTGATTACACTGATGACCTTCGCTATGACAACGTAACCGCTCCTTATGAGCGCGCTTCAACTATCTCTGGTCGTCGTGGTTCTAGAAATATTGCACAGGTTGACAGGCCTAACGTTCGCCGTCGTCAGTCTTCTAGCACAGGTAATCAGCAGCGTCGTGCTCCTCAAAGATCAGGCGTTATGGGTGCACTTCAGAACTACTTCTCTGATACAGGTCGTACTGTTGCAACTGTGTTTGCTCTTGTTGTAATTATCATCACCGCTGTTTTACTGTATAGCGTTCGCTCTTGTATGACTGCTCGAACTACGCCTACTACTACAAAGACGGTAAGCGTTAATAATTCAACAAATGATTCTTCTAAGAATTCCACTACCACAAATAGCAATACGGATACTTCTAAGAAGGATTCTACAGATGCTTCTAAGAGCACCACTACAACCGAGTCTAAAAAAGAAGAGACTCCTAAACAGACTACCGTTGTAGTTACTGTTGCAGATGGTCAGACCAGCTGGGTTGAGATTACTGTTGACGGCAAGAGCGTCGAGGCTGATGCAATTACTGGTCCATGGTCTCAGACGTATACCGTTACGGATTCCATGAGCGTTCTTGCAGGCACTCCTGGTGCTGTTGCTGTTACCGTTAACGGTACTGCTAAACCATTTGATGCAAATGCTTCTGGTATTGGTACCTTGACCATTCAGGGTACTAAGTCTGCTGATGCTAATGGAACTAACGCATCTGGAGCTCAAACAAACAGCACGACATCAAGTACTACCAGTGGAACTTCTGGCACAACTAATAATCAGAATTCCAACAGTAATACAAGCAACTAA